The following coding sequences lie in one Myxococcus xanthus genomic window:
- a CDS encoding DUF7151 family protein: protein MRWTWMAVVLLAAGCDGIDVRKLVTQHEARTRVDPEPAGDRCPLGGRAFLAGLDLNDNGVLDAAEVTSTEYVCTTPTPGVLVHMQDVPPGEQCPHGGHVSRAGLDVNGNDVLEDGEVTREVYGCTEPVSPRVIHRSQHQPPSATVPPWLCSWGRTWVEAGPDANGNGLLDEDEVRAMESVCVEPTRLMVVYVPEFAGATCPQGGTGIRLGVDSNDDGVLLGPEVYKTAFVCEALHTLHGDYTVQTPADLAALQRISRIQGSLLINDASITELSLPGLAVVDRTLRLWNNQLLTWVDLPVLRFVGDDLDVTANPALDRLQAGGADHQRLFVGQGVVVSNNDRLRSLSGLVSVSPRESLLVVGNDALAFHPKEDSVLVNVDNLMGSLTIADNNALQALPFSNLFHVGGNVRISGNPALRSLEGLSPRSIGGALVISENEALQTLSSLEPVRHLSELRVMGNSALTTLEGLSGLSTLASLRVSDNTSLIRLGLSSLYQVGQAFDVTNNLELPTCLATSLATAVYTGDAGQLHISGNDDTATCGE, encoded by the coding sequence ATGCGATGGACCTGGATGGCGGTGGTACTGCTGGCGGCGGGCTGTGACGGCATCGACGTGCGGAAGCTCGTCACGCAACACGAGGCACGCACGCGAGTGGACCCCGAACCGGCCGGAGACCGCTGCCCGCTCGGCGGCAGGGCCTTTCTCGCGGGCCTGGACCTGAACGACAACGGCGTGCTCGACGCCGCCGAAGTCACGAGCACCGAGTACGTCTGCACCACGCCCACGCCCGGGGTGCTGGTGCACATGCAAGACGTGCCGCCCGGTGAGCAGTGCCCTCACGGCGGCCACGTGTCGCGGGCGGGCCTGGACGTGAATGGCAACGATGTCCTGGAAGACGGAGAAGTCACCCGGGAGGTGTACGGCTGCACCGAGCCAGTCTCCCCGCGTGTGATTCACCGAAGCCAGCATCAGCCTCCGTCGGCGACGGTCCCGCCGTGGCTCTGTAGCTGGGGCCGCACCTGGGTGGAGGCCGGCCCTGACGCGAACGGCAATGGCCTCCTCGATGAAGACGAGGTCCGCGCCATGGAGAGTGTCTGCGTGGAGCCGACCCGGCTCATGGTCGTCTACGTGCCCGAGTTCGCCGGAGCGACCTGCCCCCAGGGTGGCACGGGCATCCGGCTAGGCGTGGATTCGAATGACGATGGCGTGCTCTTGGGGCCCGAGGTCTACAAGACCGCCTTCGTCTGCGAGGCCCTGCACACGCTCCACGGCGACTACACCGTGCAGACCCCCGCGGACCTCGCCGCGCTCCAGCGCATCTCCCGCATCCAGGGGTCGCTCCTGATCAACGACGCGTCCATCACCGAGCTGAGCCTGCCGGGGCTCGCGGTGGTGGACCGCACCCTGCGCCTCTGGAACAACCAACTCCTGACCTGGGTGGACCTGCCCGTCCTGCGCTTCGTGGGCGACGACCTCGATGTGACAGCCAACCCCGCGCTGGACAGGCTGCAAGCGGGTGGCGCGGACCATCAACGGCTCTTCGTGGGCCAGGGCGTCGTCGTGAGCAACAACGACCGGCTGCGCAGCCTGAGCGGGCTCGTGAGCGTGTCGCCTCGGGAGAGCCTGCTGGTGGTGGGCAATGATGCCCTGGCGTTCCACCCCAAAGAGGATTCCGTGCTCGTCAACGTCGACAACCTCATGGGCTCGCTCACCATCGCCGACAACAACGCGTTGCAAGCGCTTCCCTTCTCGAACCTCTTCCATGTCGGCGGCAACGTCCGCATCTCGGGGAACCCGGCGCTGCGCTCCCTAGAAGGACTCTCCCCGCGGAGCATCGGCGGCGCACTCGTCATCAGCGAAAACGAGGCCCTGCAGACGCTCTCCAGCCTCGAGCCGGTCCGTCACTTGTCCGAGCTGCGCGTGATGGGAAACTCCGCCTTGACGACCCTGGAGGGCCTGAGCGGCCTGAGTACACTCGCTTCGCTTCGCGTGTCGGACAACACGAGCCTCATCCGGCTCGGCCTGAGTAGCCTGTACCAGGTCGGCCAGGCCTTCGACGTCACGAATAATCTCGAACTCCCCACATGCCTCGCGACGTCGCTCGCGACCGCCGTGTACACGGGCGACGCCGGGCAACTCCACATCAGCGGCAATGACGACACCGCCACCTGCGGCGAGTGA
- a CDS encoding DUF7151 family protein, with protein sequence MKRMWMVMLVLVTGCDGIDLDRLVRQHPPLTRLEPEPAGANCAQGGHFVRTGLDLNDNGVLDDGEVTVTQYACVTAIPGVLMRVQDEPPGENCTEGGRVYRAGQDSNRNDELEDSEVTREVYGCASSEAVVTRVRAREPFVFPCGKHGAVVEAGQDQDGNGVLDDSEVRATSNLCVLPSEVRVRQSPAPAGAACPTPSTQVDVGTDADADGLFEDEEVMSSMFVCQPLHTLDGTYRVRNAVDLVALEGISRVRGSLYFDSGSVTEARLPDLMMVEGALEIIDTSLERVEMPSLRLVAGPLTVARNPVLTTLTLGSGSRAPLRVWGDFSLVSNPLLPTLAGVSAVLPGSNIVLRDNDALEGGYFTFVSALLGSITLEGNAKLSTLPFRHLEWLGGSLNIIGNSALSTLSGTVLHTVVGDLVIENNEVLSGLWGMPALTSIGGGLRVRDNANLRSVEGMNELTQVGTLEFDRNPALEAAGEFPKLARVTSGMRFNANAVLKDLWGLQKVQNSGFLFIGNNPQLSRLMGFDRLLSLKVLTLENNASLIDLSDLALLHSLEELHVISHENLLRLDLNALENVTLIFTVTENPRLPTCLAVSLAARVNTGGAPEIRGNDSSSPCD encoded by the coding sequence ATGAAACGCATGTGGATGGTGATGCTCGTGCTCGTCACGGGGTGTGACGGCATCGACTTGGACCGGCTCGTCCGGCAGCACCCGCCGCTCACCCGGCTGGAGCCCGAGCCCGCGGGTGCCAACTGCGCCCAGGGTGGTCATTTCGTCCGCACGGGCCTGGACCTGAACGACAACGGCGTGCTCGACGACGGCGAAGTGACCGTCACCCAGTACGCGTGTGTCACCGCCATCCCCGGCGTGCTGATGCGCGTGCAGGACGAGCCCCCCGGTGAGAACTGCACCGAGGGCGGCAGGGTGTACCGCGCGGGCCAGGACTCGAATCGCAATGACGAGTTGGAGGACAGCGAGGTCACTCGCGAGGTCTACGGCTGCGCCAGCTCGGAGGCCGTGGTCACCCGCGTGCGGGCCCGGGAGCCGTTCGTCTTCCCCTGCGGTAAGCATGGCGCCGTGGTCGAGGCCGGGCAGGACCAGGACGGCAACGGCGTGCTCGACGACTCGGAGGTCCGGGCGACGTCCAACCTCTGCGTACTCCCCTCCGAGGTCCGGGTGCGCCAGTCACCGGCTCCGGCTGGCGCCGCGTGCCCCACGCCCAGCACCCAGGTGGACGTGGGCACCGACGCGGACGCGGACGGCCTGTTCGAGGACGAAGAGGTGATGTCATCCATGTTCGTGTGCCAGCCCCTGCACACGCTGGATGGCACTTACCGCGTGCGCAACGCGGTGGACCTCGTGGCGCTGGAGGGCATCTCCCGCGTCCGCGGCAGCCTCTACTTCGACTCCGGGTCCGTCACGGAGGCCCGCCTCCCCGACTTGATGATGGTCGAAGGCGCGCTGGAGATCATCGACACGTCGCTCGAACGCGTGGAGATGCCCTCGCTGCGCCTCGTGGCCGGCCCGCTCACCGTAGCCAGAAACCCCGTGTTGACCACGCTGACCCTGGGCAGCGGCAGCCGCGCTCCACTCCGGGTCTGGGGAGACTTCAGCCTGGTGTCCAATCCCTTGCTCCCCACGCTCGCGGGGGTGAGCGCGGTCCTTCCTGGCAGCAACATCGTCCTGAGAGACAACGATGCCCTCGAAGGAGGCTACTTCACATTCGTCTCCGCGCTCCTCGGCAGCATCACCCTGGAAGGCAACGCGAAGCTCTCCACCCTTCCCTTCCGGCACCTCGAATGGCTGGGCGGCTCCCTGAACATCATCGGGAACTCCGCCCTGAGCACCCTGAGTGGAACTGTGCTGCATACGGTCGTGGGAGACCTGGTGATCGAAAACAACGAGGTCCTCTCCGGGTTGTGGGGCATGCCAGCGCTGACGTCCATTGGCGGTGGCCTCCGCGTGCGGGACAACGCCAATCTGCGCTCGGTGGAAGGCATGAATGAACTCACCCAGGTGGGGACGCTCGAATTCGATCGCAACCCCGCGCTGGAAGCCGCGGGGGAGTTCCCCAAGCTGGCGCGCGTCACCTCCGGCATGCGGTTCAATGCCAACGCCGTGTTGAAGGACCTGTGGGGGCTCCAGAAGGTGCAGAACAGCGGCTTCCTGTTCATCGGCAACAACCCACAGCTCTCCCGGCTGATGGGCTTCGACCGGCTGCTCTCACTGAAGGTGCTGACCTTGGAGAACAACGCGAGCCTCATCGACCTGTCGGACCTCGCCCTCCTCCATTCGCTGGAAGAGCTGCATGTGATCTCCCATGAGAACCTGCTGCGCCTGGACCTGAACGCCCTGGAGAACGTCACCCTCATCTTCACCGTCACGGAGAACCCCCGGCTCCCCACCTGCCTGGCCGTGTCGCTCGCCGCACGGGTCAACACGGGCGGCGCGCCGGAGATTCGCGGCAACGACAGCTCATCCCCCTGCGATTGA
- a CDS encoding caspase family protein, with product MKKLGVLLGAAALLLARGASAEAVVRRALVIAHNGSDDPSLPSLRFADDDGVLWAETLQRLGVETTLLVDPDEATRATARPVLAGARPPTPDEVKREVARLRAANLVDHELGRQTDVLLVYVGHGNTDEAGRAYFTLAGGRLDKASLYADVVDPLGASYVHLIVDACRASGVVGSRGGQTDAAVLAELRGMLAREQLATRPTVGAVFAESDDGETHEWSRIRAGVFSHVARSGLMGAADINGDGKVEYSELGAFVTASLQGVKGLPARLSLHAFAPTREPRRPLVGPAPKGPSLPLPAGLEHSRISVEDSDGRRLADVRRSKEQYVLLRLPERDVYWIRTPTQEARITLAKLSTNGIIDMGDRELQERGPAEEALRKGLFAVPLDKDFYERYVAVTGLAPVGVSQAFPPSAGGTFPRFMAQRPDTMGGWDLGWTGQQAPLGLSTLATGPTVTWRREAPLPSLYYGARASYGLTPLATDDIRTHRGALLGLLGAQAPAHLRVPLFLEAGAGWGFLGITRGQVRMGDPTVLSTYTAAGVTGALAGVRLRLAATLTYDRVTLDQRNYWDRAFGFELALRR from the coding sequence ATGAAAAAACTGGGAGTGCTCCTCGGCGCCGCGGCACTGCTGCTGGCCCGAGGTGCCTCGGCCGAAGCCGTGGTTCGCCGCGCCCTGGTCATTGCCCATAACGGGAGCGACGACCCGTCGCTCCCGTCGTTGCGTTTCGCGGACGATGACGGCGTGCTGTGGGCGGAGACGCTTCAACGCCTGGGCGTGGAGACAACGCTGCTGGTGGACCCGGACGAGGCGACACGCGCCACGGCCCGGCCGGTGCTCGCGGGCGCACGGCCCCCAACCCCAGACGAGGTGAAGCGAGAGGTCGCCCGCCTCCGCGCTGCCAACCTGGTGGACCACGAATTGGGACGCCAGACAGACGTGCTGCTCGTCTACGTGGGCCACGGAAACACAGACGAGGCCGGACGCGCGTACTTCACCCTCGCGGGTGGACGTCTGGATAAAGCAAGCCTTTACGCGGACGTCGTGGATCCGCTCGGCGCCAGCTATGTCCACCTCATCGTGGACGCGTGCCGCGCGTCTGGCGTCGTGGGCAGCCGCGGCGGTCAGACGGACGCGGCGGTGCTCGCGGAGCTGCGCGGCATGCTGGCCCGTGAGCAGCTCGCCACCCGGCCCACCGTGGGCGCCGTGTTCGCGGAGAGCGACGACGGCGAGACGCACGAGTGGTCTCGCATCCGCGCGGGTGTCTTCAGCCACGTGGCCCGCTCCGGCCTCATGGGCGCCGCGGACATCAACGGCGACGGCAAGGTGGAGTACAGCGAGCTGGGCGCCTTCGTCACCGCGTCGCTCCAGGGCGTGAAGGGCCTCCCCGCGCGCCTGTCGCTCCACGCCTTCGCCCCCACCCGCGAGCCACGGCGTCCGCTGGTAGGCCCCGCACCGAAGGGTCCCAGCCTTCCGCTGCCCGCAGGGCTCGAGCACTCGCGCATCTCCGTCGAGGATTCAGACGGACGGCGGTTGGCCGACGTGCGCCGTTCGAAAGAACAGTACGTGCTGCTGCGCCTGCCCGAACGCGACGTGTATTGGATTCGCACGCCCACGCAGGAAGCCCGCATCACCCTGGCCAAGCTGTCCACCAACGGCATCATCGACATGGGCGACCGGGAGCTCCAGGAGCGAGGCCCCGCCGAGGAGGCCCTGCGCAAGGGCTTGTTCGCGGTGCCGCTCGACAAGGATTTCTACGAGCGCTACGTGGCGGTCACCGGGCTCGCGCCCGTGGGCGTATCCCAGGCGTTTCCTCCGAGCGCGGGCGGCACCTTCCCGCGGTTCATGGCGCAGCGGCCCGACACAATGGGGGGTTGGGACCTGGGTTGGACGGGGCAGCAGGCACCGCTCGGATTGAGCACGCTGGCCACCGGCCCCACGGTGACGTGGCGGCGCGAGGCGCCCCTGCCGTCGCTCTACTACGGCGCGCGCGCCTCCTATGGCCTGACGCCCCTGGCCACCGACGACATCCGCACCCACCGGGGTGCGCTCCTGGGCCTCCTGGGCGCACAGGCACCGGCACACCTGCGCGTGCCGCTGTTCCTGGAGGCGGGAGCGGGCTGGGGCTTTCTGGGAATCACTCGCGGACAGGTGCGCATGGGCGACCCCACCGTGCTCTCCACATACACCGCCGCGGGGGTGACGGGAGCGCTGGCGGGTGTGCGGCTGCGTCTGGCGGCCACGCTCACTTATGACCGCGTCACCCTGGACCAGCGCAATTACTGGGACCGCGCGTTCGGCTTCGAGCTGGCGCTGCGACGCTGA
- a CDS encoding RNA polymerase sigma factor, producing MLPGNDRSVLEAFRRGETSVLTQVYRAYSPEVLRYLSRKFAVGTDGGTRSAALSALDLDAAHQETFVRAFRPNMRQAYDGVRPYLGFLLTVARSTAIDLMRASGRVSREAVPMDDAPELPHLPTEGRTPEEEALSTEVRDLVRAFLDTLTDEGRALAQLRFVEGLSQESAAQQLQLTRGEVRVRERRMRTQFTEHLKDSGWLDASAEPGRMELGVLLASLALCAIGSMPS from the coding sequence GTGCTGCCTGGAAACGACCGGTCCGTCTTGGAGGCTTTCCGCCGAGGGGAGACGTCCGTCCTCACGCAGGTGTACCGAGCCTATTCGCCGGAGGTGCTCCGCTACCTCTCGCGAAAGTTCGCGGTGGGCACGGATGGGGGGACGCGGAGCGCCGCGTTGTCCGCGCTGGATTTGGACGCCGCCCATCAAGAGACGTTCGTCCGGGCCTTCCGGCCCAACATGCGGCAGGCCTATGACGGGGTTCGCCCCTACCTGGGCTTCCTCCTCACGGTGGCGCGCTCGACAGCCATCGACCTGATGCGCGCGTCGGGGCGCGTGTCCCGCGAGGCCGTCCCCATGGACGACGCGCCCGAGCTGCCCCACTTGCCCACCGAGGGCCGGACGCCGGAAGAAGAGGCCCTCAGCACCGAAGTGCGCGACCTGGTCCGCGCCTTCCTCGACACACTCACGGACGAAGGCCGCGCCCTGGCGCAACTGCGTTTCGTGGAAGGACTTTCGCAGGAATCCGCCGCCCAGCAGCTCCAGCTCACCCGAGGCGAAGTCCGGGTGCGCGAGCGGCGGATGCGGACGCAGTTCACCGAGCATTTGAAGGACTCGGGCTGGCTGGACGCATCGGCCGAGCCCGGGCGGATGGAGCTGGGAGTCCTCCTGGCCTCGCTCGCCCTGTGCGCAATAGGGAGCATGCCCTCATGA